ACTGAATAGTTTCTCCTCATCCTAAGTTGTTTAATTGGATTTATTCTAAATAAATCATGTATACTCAAAGCACATATTGTTGGTTTGAAAGGAGTAGCTTCATGAATAAAGTTTCTATTTCTAAAAATAAAAATAAAGATCTACCTTCTAAGGAAGAGCGTCATAAATTATTTGGATCTGTTGAGCCAGGACCAAGAACAAAGCCTGTCACTAAAGAACAAATGGTGGATTTACAAAATACCAAGAAAGATTTTTTGTTTGACCTTGATGTGGTGGGTATTGCTAATGTAAAGCATCCTATACGCATCTACAGCGAACTCGCACCTGAAGTTCAGACTACTATTGGAACCTTCACCTTTTCATCCACGATTGCTAAAGATAGCAAGGGCACTAATATGAGTCGGTTCACAGAACAGTTAGATCAGTATCATCAAGAAGGCTTTGCATTAGACTTAAGTACTTTAAAAAAATTCACCAAGGAACTTGCTGATCGATTAAAACAAAACGATTCCTTTGTTGAAGTAAGTTTCCCATGGTTTTTTGAAAGAAAAGGTCCATCATCCCAAATCGGTGGTCTCAACCATGCAGAAGCAACGATAAAAGTAAACTATGATAAAAAAACTGGATATGACATTCAAGCAGGTTTACGTGCAACCATAACTACTCTATGTCCATGCTCTAAGGAGATTAGTGAATATAGCGCACATAATCAAAGAGGACAGGTTTCTATAGAAGTCGTGCTTGATGATGATTTTGATGATACGCAAAAAGATTGGAAAGCAGCTCTATTACATGCCGCTGAGTCTAATGCAAGTGCCGTTTTACATCCTGTGCTTAAACGCCCTGATGAAAAATACGTTACTGAACATGCATATGAAAATCCAAGATTTGTAGAAGATGTGGTCAGGTTAGTGGCTGCTGACTTATACGAAATGCCTTTTATTGAGAAATTTACCGTTCGCTGTCAAAATGAAGAATCGATTCACCTGCATGATGCTATTGCTCAGTTGACTTATGATAAACGATATGAAGAATAGATGATGAAATGAGATGGTTAATGTGATCAAATATCTATTACTTGCTGTTATAAAAGGATATCGGAAATTTATATCACCGTTGACACCACCATCTTGTAGATTTTATCCGACCTGCTCACAATACGGTTTGGAAGCCATTCAACGTTTCGGTGCCTTTAAGGGTGGATATTTAACCATAAAAAGAATTTTAAAATGTCATCCCTTTCATCCTGGAGGAGTTGATTTGGTTCCTGAAAAAAGTACAAAACAACGATCCTCAAAGACTACACAAGAGAGATAAAGTGAAATTTCAATCAGTGTGGGGATTACTCTCATGAAAATAAAACATTAAATTTTTTATCCTTGTTGGTGAAGCTTGCTTCATGGTTGGTTGGCTACCCGTTCATGCGGGATAAAATAGAAAAATCCCGGACAAAAGAAATCCTGCCCGGGATTTTTTGTTTCATGTATTTTTTGATAACCCTTTACTAGCCTAATCTAAAACGTTTGATTTGCTCTGTTTTGCCTTCTGCTCTTAAAATCTTTAACTGCCAATCTCCAAATAAATCATAATGAGGAAATTCGGGATGTCGGTCTATCATATACGACTTTAACCCATATTTCTTCCCCCATTTTTCTAATTCCTCGATAGATCTTGCCCCTACCTTTGTTACAGTATTGCAATCAGGAAAACGGTCATCTATCCAATAGTGAGTTAAAAAGGCAATTTCCCCATTAACAATCGATTCCTTCCACTGTTGTAGTTCCTTTCTGTTCACTCCAAATGCCATGTTTTATGACTCCTTTATTTGCGCTTCCTCATAAGCTTGGTGCCAATCAGGGAACCTTTTTTTGATTGAAATAGGTCGAAACGATTTTTGTTCAACACAAACATGTTCTGTTTTTCCCTGAACAGAAAGCTCCCCTTTTTCGTTAAATATTTCATAGGAATAAATTACTCGTACTCCAGTGTAGGAAGAAATGGAAGTTCTTATGGTAGCCGTTTCTCCATATCTTACCGGTGTTTTAAAGGCCACATCTGCGTGTACAACAGGTGATACAACCCCTTCTTTTTCCATGTCGGCATATCTAAACCCCAATTGTTCAATTAAAGCTGTTCTTCCAATTTCAAACCAAACCAAATAGTTTGCATGATAAACAACCTGCATTTGATCTGTTTCGGCGTATCTTACTTTAATAGTAGTCTCATTCACGACCATTTCCTTCTCTCTCCTTTACCATTTTCCATGCATTTAAGATATCATCTTTATTTAAAATATCCCAATCTGCTTGAGAGTCATCCCGTTCTTGTCGTAAAGCTTGAAATTGGATGGCCTCTTCAATAATATTCCTTATAAATCGCCCATTCCCGTTTATTTTTTCTGAATTCAAGTTTTCCTCCAACTGGTTTATTGCCTCTTTGCTTACCTGATATTTATAAGAATTGGCAATTTGATTACCCATTCGGATCATTTCCGCAGGGGTATAATTTGGGAAATGGAAATATTTTTTAAACCTTGAAGACAATCCAGGGTTGCTCTCTAACAAATAATTCATCTCATTAACATACCCAGCTAGAATGACAACTAAATTCTCCTCATGTTTCGTCATTTCGTCAACTAGGGTGTCAATAGCTTCCTTACCAAAATCCTGTTGGCTTCCTTGCATTAAAGAGTAAGCCTCGTCGATAAATAAAACTCCACCAAGTGCCTCTCTAATTTTACGTTTAGTCTTAATAGCCGTTTGACCCACATAACCTGCAACTAGATCGCTTCTAGAAACAACAACCATATGTCCCCTTTTTAATAAGCCACAATTCTTTAAAATCTGTGCATAGAGATGCGCTACGGTTGTTTTTCCTGTTCCCGGATTTCCAGAAAAAACAGCGTGTAATTGTATCGGAACTTTAGGGAATCCTTTTTCTTTTCTCCTTTGCTGCATATTTACAAAGGATGAAATTTTTTCAACTTCTGCTTTAATATGATCTAAACCAACTAATGATTGAAGGTTTACCTCTGGATCTTTTTCGTTTCTATTGTTCTCTAGAACAAATCGAATATCATCTTCTGTTATACGCATATGGTCCATGATCGAATTTTTTAATTTTTCTTGATCTCGATTTACCCCTTTATGGAAAATAACAGATAAGATGACATCTTTAACGGTTCTAGCGTTCCCAAATGACTGGTCTACTCTCCTTTGATCAATAGCTTCTTCTAATACATTAAGTGCGGTTTCTGTAAAAAAGTAATCATTTTCTAGTGCCATTTGCTCGGAAATGATAATTAACTCTTCCATCTTATAATCCGATAATTCTATATGGTTTTGTTCAGGAAATCTACTTCTCAGCCCCGAATTAGACCATAGAAATTGTCTCATTTCTTCAGGATATCCTGCAAGAATAACTCCAAATTTCCCTTGATGCTCCTTGCTAGTCATCGCTGAGACAAGTGTATCAATAACGGCCTGTCCGTAATCATTCCCGGTTTGTCCTTCTCTTTTAAGACTATAGGCCTCATCAATAAAAAGTATCTTTTCTTCAGCTTGTTTGATATAGGACATTGTATTTTCTTCACTTTGCCCAACATAAGACCCAACCAAGTGGGATCGATTCACCTCTACAATTTCATCACTTTTAAGCAAAGAAAGATCTGCGTAAAGCTTTGCTAAAAGCCGAGCAATCGTTGTTTTTCCAGTTCCAGGATTACCAGTTATAATCATATGCAATCCAGGTTCATCTTTCATCGAAAGACCAAGCTTTTTCCTATCTTGCTGATATTTTAAAAATAAATAATAGTTGCGAATATATTCTTTTACCTGTTTAATCCCAATCATATTATCTAACTCTTTTAAAGGAGATGGACGCATTATGTCATTTATCCAATTAGGTGTTAATAGTTGAATTTCATCAAGTGATTTCATGATCTCTTTAAAAAAAGATTGAACATTGGAAAGAGACTGAGAAGATATATTCTTTTGTCCCTCTTTTTGTAATTCCAGAAGAACTTCATGCAAATCTATCACACTATTTTGAAGTTTAGTAAGTTCTTGGAACAAAAGTGAATCTTCATCACTTAAAGGAGTTCGGTCGTCACCATTTGGAATTAAATCCTTAAATGTCTTTATTTCTTCTAGTAATTGAGCCATTTTATTTTGCTTAATCGACATGTGATCCGTTTCTCTTGGAACAAGTTCTCCAGAAATATATTCAGATAATTGCAGACTTTCTAACCATATAATAAAGCTCTCAACTTCCTCTGTCTTTCTAATTGGTTGGATCTGTTTCGCCTTATTTAAAAAATAGTCAGAAATATGATCTCTTTTGCGATTTCGAATGATTCTTTGAAAGGTAATATATGTGTAAAGAAGAGCTAATTCTTCCTTGTCATCGGTATCCCATAAATCCACTATACGAAGTGCCTCAGCTTCAGTTAATGAAATTGGATCCATTAGATGTAACCAATTTTCTTGTAAATCCTGTAAGGGAGCATATTTCCTCATGTTTGTTCCCACCTTTTTAAATTAACACTGATAGTGTAACATAATCTCCATAGTAAGGACTTAACCAAGGCTTAGGAAAAGGTTAGAAAAGCTCGATAAGATTCAAAAAAAACAAAGCCCAAAGGACTTTGTTTAATATCTTGCCGGTCGATCTCGATGGATAAAAAGTATGATCGCGCAGTAAATAGGGATTAAAACAGAAAGAACAGTGTGTAATACTGCATTCTCTGAATACTTTTCAAGTAACCAGTAGATAACAACAATACCGACTATAGCTACAATAATAGAACCAAGAAACGGAATCATGGAGACAAAAATGGATATGACCGAAATGATTAATAGTTTCATGCCACCATTTCCTTTTAATTTTTCCGTAATAAGTTCTCCCAATACCCACATGTTCCCAATTGGAATCCAGGCCAGCCAAGCATAGTCAATATTTTCATTTTGTGCCATTTTCATAACTGCAAATGCAGTTAAAACGTAGCCAATAATTCCTAAAATCACAAAGATAAAATTCATCCTATTCCCCCCTTCGCTACTAATTTATTTTGCTTTTGAGAAAAAATTCCTTAACTTATTTTAAGGTTCAAAAGATAAAAAGCTTTCATAGATTTTTATTTCTCCGCAAGCTTTGAAAGCTTAAGACTCTTATAGCAAAAATGATAAGGCAATGATACCAACGGAGAGTTGAAACAATATTTCTAACCAATCCTTCGTCCGTCGGCCAACTAAATGGTAAAAACGCATCCCACATCGAACCACAATACAAACCCAAGCTAACGTAATAAGAATAGGGGGAATTACCATCCCATAAATCCTCCTTAAAATCAAAGATAGACAAGCTTATCTAATATCTATGATATTTTTGGAGGGAGAATTCTTTTTTAAATAAGAAGGTTAAACAAATTTTGATCTTTATTGATTTCGATGTAAGAAAAACCGTTTTGTTCCATACGCTGAACTAGAGGTTCATAATCACTCTTATTTTGTAGTTCAATTCCTACAAGGACAGGCCCTTTATCCCTGTTATTTTTTTTCGTATATTCAAATCGAGTGATATCATCGTTTTTCCCCAACACTTCCATCATAAATTCGCGTAGTGCTCCAGCTCTTTGAGGAAAATTTACAATAAAGTAATGTTTATACCCTTCATAAATTAATGACCGTTCTTTCATCTCTTGCATTCGATCAATATCGTTATTTCCCCCACTAATGATACAAACAATATTCTTTCCTTTAATCTCTTCTCGATAAAAGTCGAGTGCTGCTATCGGCATAGCACCAGCTGGTTCAGCAACTATGGCATTTTCGTTATAAAGATCCAGTAAGGTAGTACATATCTTGCCCTCAGGAACGACAATGATATCATCAATAACTTGATTACCGATTTCAAAAGGAATATTTCCAACCTGTTTTACGGCTGCACCATCAACAAATTTATCAATTTTATCAAGGGTAACTACTTTTCCGGCTTCCATTGACCGTTTCATACTTGGAGCACCTAATGGTTCTACACCTATAACTTTTGTATCCGGGCTAATGCTCTTCATGTAGGATCCAACGCCAGAGATTAACCCCCCACCCCCTATGGACATAAATACATGGGAAACAGATTCTTCAACAGAGTCCAAAATTTCCAGTCCAACTGTACCTTGCCCTGCAATTGTTCTTTCGTCATCAAAAGGGTGGATGAATGACATACTATTTTCTGAACAATATGATACTGCTTCTTTGTAAGAATCATCAAATGTGTCCCCTGTCAGAACAACATCAATGAACGGTTGCCCAAAAAAATCAACTGCAGATACCTTTTGCCGTGGGGTTGTAGTAGGCATAAAAATCTTGCCCTTCACACCAAGTGCCTTACAAGAATAGGCTACACCTTGAGCGTGATTTCCTGCGCTTGCACAAACTACTCCATTCTTAAGCTCTTCAGGAGTTAGACTTTGCATTAGATTATAAGCTCCACGTATTTTAAAGGAACGAACTACTTGTAAGTCTTCTCTTTTCAAATAAACATTACAATCGTATCGGTTAGATAATATTTCATCTCTTTGGAGTGGAGTTTTCACCACTACGTCTTTTAGAGCTTGATTTGCGATTAAGATATCTTTCACTTGAATGGTTTGTAATGTTTTCGTCACCGCTGAACTTCCTTCCCTGCATAAAATATTTAGACTTATACTACCACAACCTTTACTTAAGAAAAACCAATTTGCGAATATTTTCTGAAAAATTTAACTAATAAAAAAATGAAAGCGGTTTACTATTTTTGTAAACCGCTTTCATTTTTTTATTTGTTGTGTTGATTGCGATATTCGTCTTTTATCTCCCGACGAAATCCTTCAATAGATTCCTCGCGTCGTTTGTTTTTTTCTTCTATTTGTTGTCTCTCTTCTCTAGAAGAAAATTGCATAGCTTCATGTGATTCCTCAATATTTTCTATTGTGTTTTGAACCATATCTTGAAGCTTTTCAACATTATCAGATCGGTCGTCTGGATTTGGCTTTGGATAATTACGATTCACCATCCATCCCCCTATTTTCCTTTTGTTTGTATAACTTGTGTTTGATATCTACTTTTAACTTGCATTTTTTTTCCTTTGTTTCCACTAAAACCTCGAGGTTGTGTCCCTAAATGGTCAGGGGCGAAATGTTTACTATCCCTTTTCGGATTACCCATGTATCCATTCCTCCTTTTTAACACCTCATGTATAGTATGATTCGATGGACAGAGAGTATGCTAAAGAAGGACTCATCATTTTTTGGTAAAGATTAGAAACCAAGGCATTCAGCAAGCTTGTGGGTGTATGCTTTGGTTGTCCTCATACTGATAGGTAAAGTTTCCTATCAGTAAAAAAGCCTCGGTCTATGACCTGGCTTTCAATGCGTTCAATCTTTCAAAAACACGTTCTTCAATCTTCTCCATCGCAGATTGATCATTTTCAATCAACATTCGATTTTCTTGTACAAGTTCTTCAAATGATTTCCGCTTTCTCCTTTTCATGGCGATCCCTCCTATTTTTATAATAGGATAACCAAATTTAGGAGAGTTCATTCATCTTTTCAATCATCATCTCTTCTGTTAAAGGCCCGACATGTCTTTCTAACTGTATTTTGCCATCCGTTCCAATGAAATACGTTGTGGGAAGTGCAACAGCTCGATAAGGTTTTGTGGCTTCATCTTCAGGATCAAGGAGTACAGAAAAGGTATATCCATATTCTTGAATAAAGGAGCTAACTTTTTCTTTTCCACTTTCTGTAGTCGTATAATTAATAGCTAGAATGACCACTTCATCCTTATACTTTTCATAAAAAGATTGCATTTCTGGCATTTCTTCTTTACATGGTGGACACCATGTAGCCCAAAAATTCACAAAGACCTTTTTTCCTCGAAGCTCTGATAGTGCTACGGTTTTACCGTCCAAAGTTTGTAGAGTAAAATCAGGCGCAACTTCCCCAACCTTTAGTCCTTCAGGTAATTGAGGAGTATTGTTTACTTCCTCGCTAGACAGAACATTTTCCTCTACTGAATGATTCGAACTCAACTCATTAGAAATAGTGTAGAAAGCGACACCAATTAAACCTATGAGTAAAATGAAGGATATCCAACGTTGAACCAATTTGTAATCTTCCTTTCATCTTGTGAAAAAAAGCAACGGAATCCCGTTGCTTTTTTATTATCCATTCTTTTGAAGCTTATTTCGCAATACCATTTGTAAAATTCCGCCATGACGATAGTAGTCAATTTCAACTTCACTGTCAAAGCGTGCAATAACTTCAAAGTTAGTCTTTTTCCCATTTTTAGATGTTGCTGTAACTTGAACAAGGTCATGTGGTTTCACATTCTCTTCGATAGAAATATCAAATGATTCTTCCCCTGTTAAACCAAGAGTTTCACTGCTTTCACCTTGTTTGAATTGAAGAGGAAGAACTCCCATCATCACTAAGTTTGAACGGTGAATTCTTTCAAAGCTTTCAGCAATGACTGTTTTAATTCCTAACAGATTCGTTCCTTTTGCAGCCCAGTCACGGGAACTTCCCATTCCATAGTCTTTTCCAGCTACTACAAGTAAGCTAGTACCATCAGCTTTATACTTCATAGCTGCATCATAAATAGGCATTACATCACCTGTTGGCCAGTAAGTGGTATATCCTCCCTCTGTTCCAGGAGCGATCTGGTTTCGGATTCGGATATTTGCAAAAGTTCCTCTTGTCATTACTCTATCATTTCCACGACGTGAACCATAGGAGTTAAAGTCACGAGGTGAAACTCCTTTTTCCTGCAAGTAACGACCTGCTGGCATATCTTTAGCAATTGCACCTGCTGGTGAGATATGGTCCGTCGTTACAGAATCGCCAAATTTACCAATGACACGCAAACCAGACAAAGACTTAACCTCTTCTGGGTCTGGAGATAACCCTTCAAAGAATGGTGGGTTATGAATATAGGTAGAATCCTCATTCCACTCGTATAGTGGTTCATCTGTTGTGTTGATATTATTCCACTCTTCATTTGAGTTGTAAACT
This genomic stretch from Bacillaceae bacterium S4-13-56 harbors:
- the tlp gene encoding small acid-soluble spore protein Tlp, yielding MVNRNYPKPNPDDRSDNVEKLQDMVQNTIENIEESHEAMQFSSREERQQIEEKNKRREESIEGFRREIKDEYRNQHNK
- a CDS encoding AAA family ATPase, yielding MRKYAPLQDLQENWLHLMDPISLTEAEALRIVDLWDTDDKEELALLYTYITFQRIIRNRKRDHISDYFLNKAKQIQPIRKTEEVESFIIWLESLQLSEYISGELVPRETDHMSIKQNKMAQLLEEIKTFKDLIPNGDDRTPLSDEDSLLFQELTKLQNSVIDLHEVLLELQKEGQKNISSQSLSNVQSFFKEIMKSLDEIQLLTPNWINDIMRPSPLKELDNMIGIKQVKEYIRNYYLFLKYQQDRKKLGLSMKDEPGLHMIITGNPGTGKTTIARLLAKLYADLSLLKSDEIVEVNRSHLVGSYVGQSEENTMSYIKQAEEKILFIDEAYSLKREGQTGNDYGQAVIDTLVSAMTSKEHQGKFGVILAGYPEEMRQFLWSNSGLRSRFPEQNHIELSDYKMEELIIISEQMALENDYFFTETALNVLEEAIDQRRVDQSFGNARTVKDVILSVIFHKGVNRDQEKLKNSIMDHMRITEDDIRFVLENNRNEKDPEVNLQSLVGLDHIKAEVEKISSFVNMQQRRKEKGFPKVPIQLHAVFSGNPGTGKTTVAHLYAQILKNCGLLKRGHMVVVSRSDLVAGYVGQTAIKTKRKIREALGGVLFIDEAYSLMQGSQQDFGKEAIDTLVDEMTKHEENLVVILAGYVNEMNYLLESNPGLSSRFKKYFHFPNYTPAEMIRMGNQIANSYKYQVSKEAINQLEENLNSEKINGNGRFIRNIIEEAIQFQALRQERDDSQADWDILNKDDILNAWKMVKEREGNGRE
- the folE2 gene encoding GTP cyclohydrolase FolE2 — encoded protein: MNKVSISKNKNKDLPSKEERHKLFGSVEPGPRTKPVTKEQMVDLQNTKKDFLFDLDVVGIANVKHPIRIYSELAPEVQTTIGTFTFSSTIAKDSKGTNMSRFTEQLDQYHQEGFALDLSTLKKFTKELADRLKQNDSFVEVSFPWFFERKGPSSQIGGLNHAEATIKVNYDKKTGYDIQAGLRATITTLCPCSKEISEYSAHNQRGQVSIEVVLDDDFDDTQKDWKAALLHAAESNASAVLHPVLKRPDEKYVTEHAYENPRFVEDVVRLVAADLYEMPFIEKFTVRCQNEESIHLHDAIAQLTYDKRYEE
- a CDS encoding FbpB family small basic protein translates to MKRRKRKSFEELVQENRMLIENDQSAMEKIEERVFERLNALKARS
- a CDS encoding acid-soluble spore protein N, giving the protein MGNPKRDSKHFAPDHLGTQPRGFSGNKGKKMQVKSRYQTQVIQTKGK
- the ilvA gene encoding threonine ammonia-lyase IlvA is translated as MTKTLQTIQVKDILIANQALKDVVVKTPLQRDEILSNRYDCNVYLKREDLQVVRSFKIRGAYNLMQSLTPEELKNGVVCASAGNHAQGVAYSCKALGVKGKIFMPTTTPRQKVSAVDFFGQPFIDVVLTGDTFDDSYKEAVSYCSENSMSFIHPFDDERTIAGQGTVGLEILDSVEESVSHVFMSIGGGGLISGVGSYMKSISPDTKVIGVEPLGAPSMKRSMEAGKVVTLDKIDKFVDGAAVKQVGNIPFEIGNQVIDDIIVVPEGKICTTLLDLYNENAIVAEPAGAMPIAALDFYREEIKGKNIVCIISGGNNDIDRMQEMKERSLIYEGYKHYFIVNFPQRAGALREFMMEVLGKNDDITRFEYTKKNNRDKGPVLVGIELQNKSDYEPLVQRMEQNGFSYIEINKDQNLFNLLI
- a CDS encoding TlpA disulfide reductase family protein; the protein is MVQRWISFILLIGLIGVAFYTISNELSSNHSVEENVLSSEEVNNTPQLPEGLKVGEVAPDFTLQTLDGKTVALSELRGKKVFVNFWATWCPPCKEEMPEMQSFYEKYKDEVVILAINYTTTESGKEKVSSFIQEYGYTFSVLLDPEDEATKPYRAVALPTTYFIGTDGKIQLERHVGPLTEEMMIEKMNELS
- the yidD gene encoding membrane protein insertion efficiency factor YidD; the protein is MKYLLLAVIKGYRKFISPLTPPSCRFYPTCSQYGLEAIQRFGAFKGGYLTIKRILKCHPFHPGGVDLVPEKSTKQRSSKTTQER
- a CDS encoding thioesterase family protein encodes the protein MVVNETTIKVRYAETDQMQVVYHANYLVWFEIGRTALIEQLGFRYADMEKEGVVSPVVHADVAFKTPVRYGETATIRTSISSYTGVRVIYSYEIFNEKGELSVQGKTEHVCVEQKSFRPISIKKRFPDWHQAYEEAQIKES